TAGAGGCGTTCCGACTTCGCTACAGCTTTGCCATCCAAATGAACATCACCGGCAGCGCATAAATCGGCTGCTTGGGTACGGGAAAACCCGAGTAATCGTGCCAAGGCGGCGTCGGCCCTCATGCCGGCAAGCCCCTCTGGGACCGGTAGGGTGCGTAGGTCACGGCTCATTAACTACCTCCTGGTCTGTGGCTTGGCGATGACTCGCGCGCCGCTGTTCGGTTAACGAGGCGATAAGGAAAACAATAACCCCACAGGTAATTGCAGAATCTGCGAGGTTAAAGATGGCAAAGCTCCCGACCGAAATAAAATCCACCACGTGCCCTAGAAAGAATGTGGGTTCACGGAATAAACGGTCAATAAGGTTTCCTAGTGCTCCTCCTGCGACCAAAGCTAAAGCTAATACTGACCACGAGTCTTTGATTCGGGGGATGACAATAGCCGCCAGAATAAGAAAAGCGATTTGGATGCAGGTGAAAACCCAGGTTGCTCCGGTGCCGAAAGAAAAAGCTGCGCCGGGGTTATAGACGAGGAGGAATCGAAACCAGTTTCCCACCAGGTAGAGAGGCTGGCCAGGAGCTAGGTTGGCGACGATCACAGATTTAGAAAGCTGATCTAGCAACGCCACAAGTGCAATCACAATC
This genomic interval from Corynebacterium poyangense contains the following:
- the lspA gene encoding signal peptidase II — translated: MKRAAPIVIALVALLDQLSKSVIVANLAPGQPLYLVGNWFRFLLVYNPGAAFSFGTGATWVFTCIQIAFLILAAIVIPRIKDSWSVLALALVAGGALGNLIDRLFREPTFFLGHVVDFISVGSFAIFNLADSAITCGVIVFLIASLTEQRRASHRQATDQEVVNEP